The Salvelinus alpinus chromosome 28, SLU_Salpinus.1, whole genome shotgun sequence genome includes a window with the following:
- the pgd gene encoding 6-phosphogluconate dehydrogenase, decarboxylating, giving the protein MAEADIALIGLAVMGQNIILNMNDHGFVVCAYNRTVSKVHDFLANEAKGTKIIGAESLEDMVAKLKKPRRIVMLVKAGQAVDDFIDKLVPLLEAGDIIIDGGNSEYRDTTRRCKSLKEKNLLFVGSGVSGGEEGARYGPSLMPGGHKEAWPHIKEIFQSIAAKVGTGEPCCDWVGDEGAGHFVKMVHNGIEYGDMQLICEAYHLMKDVLGMDHDEMAQVFEDWNKTELDSFLIEITAGILKFRDTDGTHLLPKIRDAAGQKGTGKWTAISALEYGTPVTLIGEAVFARCLSALKDERVEASRSLAGPQGAKFNGDKASFLEDIRKALYASKIISYAQGFMLLRQAAKEFGWSLNYGAIALMWRGGCIIRSVFLGKIKEAFDRDAELQNLLLDTFFSNAVQDCQDSWRRAVSIGVQQGIPMPCFTTALSFYDGYRHDMLPANLLQAQRDYFGAHTYELLSNPGKYIHTNWTGHGGNVSSSSYNA; this is encoded by the exons ATGGCAGA AGCAGATATTGCGTTGATTGGTTTGGCTGTCATGGGCCAAAACATCATCCTGAATATGAATGATCATGGCTTTGTG GTCTGTGCATACAATCGCACTGTCTCCAAAGTGCATGATTTTCTGGCCAATGAGGCTAAAGGCACCAAGATAATAGGAGCTGAGTCCTTGGAGGACATGGTGGCCAAGCTGAAGAAGCCCAGGAGGATTGTGATGCTGGTCAAAGCCGGCCAGGCGGTGGACGACTTCATCGACAAGCTG GTCCCTCTTCTTGAGGCTGGGGACATTATCATTGATGGTGGCAATTCAGAATACAGAGACACAACA cggCGCTGTAAGAGTCTGAAGGAGAAGAACCTGTTGTTTGTCGGCAGTGGAGTCagcggaggagaagagggggctCGCTACGGACCCTCACTGATGCCAGGGGGACACAAAGAGGCCTG GCCACACATTAAAGAGATTTTCCAAAGCATCGCTGCCAAGGTGGGAACAGGAGAGCCGTGCTGTGACTGG GTTGGTGACGAGGGTGCAGGCCACTTTGTGAAGATGGTCCATAATGGTATTGAGTATGGGGACATGCAACTGATCTGCGAGGCGTACCACCTCATGAAGGATGTCCTGGGTATGGACCACGACGAGATGGCCCAG GTTTTCGAAGACTGGAACAAGACGGAGTTGGACTCCTTCCTTATCGAGATCACAGCTGGCATCCTCAAGTTCAGAGACACCGACGGCACTCACCTGCTGCCTAAGATCCGGGACGCCGCCGGGCAGAAAGGCACAGGGAAGTGGACGGCTATTTCGGCTCTCGAGTACGGCACACCAGTCACCCTGATCG GCGAGGCTGTCTTTGCCAGATGTCTGTCGGCCCTGAAGGACGAGAGAGTGGAGGCCAGCAGGAGCCTGGCCGGGCCCCAGGGAGCCAAGTTCAACGGGGACAAGGCCTCGTTCCTTGAGGACATCAGAAAG GCCCTCTATGCCTCCAAGATCATCTCGTATGCCCAGGGCTTCATGCTGCTCAGACAGGCGGCCAAAGAGTTTGGCTGGTCCCTAAACTATGGCGCCATTGCCCTGATGTGGAGAGGAGGCTGCATCATCCGAAG TGTTTTCCTGGGGAAGATCAAAGAGGCCTTTGACAGGGATGCTGAGCTGCAGAATCTGCTGTTGGATACCTTCTTCAGTAATGCTGTACAGGACTGCCAG GACTCGTGGCGCCGGGCGGTCAGCATTGGAGTGCAGCAGGGGATCCCTATGCCTTGTTTCACCACCGCCTTGTCCTTCTACGACGGCTACAGACACGACATGCTCCCGGCTAACCTCCTCCAG GCCCAGAGAGACTACTTTGGAGCACACACGTATGAACTTCTGTCAAACCCTGGCAAGTACATCCACACCAACTGGACAGGCCACGGTGGCAATGTTTCCTCTTCCTCTTACAACGCTTAA